A window from Intestinimonas massiliensis (ex Afouda et al. 2020) encodes these proteins:
- a CDS encoding BMP family ABC transporter substrate-binding protein, with protein sequence MKKRILALLLGGVMVLGLAACSSSGSQSPSPSASAPAASAPAGSTPAEPASAVKVGGIMLHDENSGYDMAHIEGLTTACKNLGLDLDTQLIIKYNVPEDENCYDAAVDLAEQGCTIIFSDSYGHQSYMQQAASEFEDVIFVSCTGDNAAASGLANLKNIFPYTYESRYVSGVVAGMKLKELLDAGTVTDPYVGYVGAYPYAEVVSGYTAFFLGIRSIVPEAHMDVQYTQSWYDPAKESEAANALMARGCVIIGQHADSTGAPSAVQAALDGGKTAYSVGYNVDMLSVAPAAALTSAQNVWSVLYQTTLDKFLKGEEIPADFATGIKDGAVSISALGQSCAEGTAEKVEEVWAGLKDGSLNIFDCANFTVGGEHLTSYTESYGMNGAETITDGVFYESVIRSAPYFDLRIDGITELTAE encoded by the coding sequence ATGAAAAAGCGCATTCTCGCCCTGCTCCTGGGCGGCGTCATGGTCCTGGGCCTGGCCGCCTGCTCCAGCTCCGGCAGCCAGAGTCCCTCTCCCAGCGCCTCTGCCCCCGCCGCCTCCGCTCCCGCAGGGTCCACCCCCGCCGAGCCCGCCTCCGCCGTCAAGGTGGGCGGCATCATGCTCCACGACGAGAACTCCGGCTACGACATGGCCCACATCGAGGGCCTGACCACCGCCTGCAAGAACCTGGGCCTGGACCTGGACACCCAGCTCATCATCAAGTACAACGTGCCCGAGGATGAAAACTGCTACGACGCCGCCGTGGATCTGGCCGAGCAGGGCTGCACCATCATCTTCTCCGACTCCTACGGCCATCAGAGCTACATGCAGCAGGCTGCCTCCGAGTTCGAGGACGTGATCTTCGTCTCCTGCACCGGCGACAACGCCGCCGCCTCCGGCCTGGCCAACCTGAAGAACATCTTCCCCTACACCTACGAGTCCCGCTATGTCTCCGGCGTGGTGGCCGGCATGAAGCTCAAGGAGCTCCTGGACGCCGGTACCGTCACCGATCCCTACGTGGGCTATGTGGGCGCTTACCCCTATGCCGAGGTGGTCTCCGGCTACACCGCCTTCTTCCTGGGCATCCGGTCCATCGTCCCCGAGGCCCACATGGACGTGCAGTACACCCAGTCCTGGTACGACCCCGCCAAGGAGTCTGAGGCCGCCAACGCCCTGATGGCCCGCGGCTGCGTCATCATCGGCCAGCACGCCGACTCCACCGGTGCTCCCTCCGCCGTCCAGGCCGCCCTCGACGGCGGCAAGACCGCCTACTCCGTGGGCTACAACGTGGATATGCTCTCCGTGGCCCCCGCCGCCGCCCTGACCTCCGCCCAGAACGTCTGGTCCGTCCTGTACCAGACCACCCTGGACAAATTCCTCAAGGGAGAGGAGATCCCCGCCGACTTTGCCACCGGCATCAAGGACGGCGCCGTGTCCATCTCCGCGCTGGGCCAGTCCTGCGCCGAGGGCACCGCCGAGAAGGTGGAAGAGGTCTGGGCCGGCCTGAAGGACGGCAGCCTCAATATCTTTGACTGCGCCAACTTCACCGTGGGCGGTGAGCACCTGACCTCCTATACCGAGTCCTACGGCATGAACGGCGCCGAGACCATCACCGACGGCGTGTTCTACGAGTCCGTCATCCGCTCCGCCCCCTACTTCGACCTGCGCATCGATGGCATTACCGAGCTCACCGCCGAATAA
- a CDS encoding S-layer homology domain-containing protein: MLKRQIPALMICAVLLCLLSASALAVEFPDVSLEHWAHDDVVKASDCGLVQGLEDGTFRPEETLNRASFVTILQRMFGWETVTPTVPSFTDVPADAWYYAAVETARAHGVLDADTAFHPMGYITRSDMAVMLVRALGYDTLADSLAAAGAPFPDVTENAGHITVAAAIGMTNGIVDERTGQTLFQPASFATRGQAAAMLVRVYDRYTARVNWLHGFYAFSSYAQIAYTADMDAVSVGWARMSWDETNGAWLNSTSAGGNDWVKPNDASAATSYFQGNGTPYNLNVYADTAKLTLSGGGETSALDQVLNTEAGREQAVSALAAAAADYAGITIDFEGMKSADWRAPFVAFLTRLRAALPADKALYVCVPPDDWYKGYDYRGIGEVCDKVILMAHDYQWTSVPDGYVGVRAPDSPVTPFPSIFRALSSITDAATGVQDRSKIALAISFGTAGFQVDGNGLLASQTIYHPAQATIARRLAQPDTVITYDAGDRNPCAVYTGDDGTVRYQLWYEDARSVTDKIELARMFGVNGVSLWRVGNIPSYAEDAALYYDVWPAILAQRP, translated from the coding sequence ATGCTCAAGCGTCAAATTCCCGCGCTGATGATCTGCGCCGTTCTGCTCTGCTTGCTGTCCGCCTCGGCTCTGGCGGTGGAGTTCCCCGACGTCTCTCTGGAGCACTGGGCCCATGACGACGTGGTCAAGGCGTCGGACTGCGGTCTGGTCCAGGGTCTGGAGGACGGCACCTTCCGCCCCGAGGAGACGCTGAACCGGGCGTCCTTTGTGACCATCCTCCAGCGCATGTTCGGCTGGGAGACGGTGACCCCCACCGTCCCCTCCTTCACCGACGTCCCGGCCGACGCGTGGTACTACGCCGCCGTGGAGACCGCCCGTGCCCACGGGGTGCTGGACGCGGACACGGCCTTCCACCCCATGGGCTACATCACCCGCTCGGACATGGCGGTGATGCTGGTGCGGGCCCTGGGCTATGACACGCTGGCCGACAGCCTGGCCGCCGCGGGGGCTCCCTTCCCCGACGTGACGGAGAACGCCGGCCACATCACCGTGGCCGCCGCCATCGGCATGACCAACGGCATCGTGGATGAGCGGACCGGTCAGACCCTGTTCCAGCCCGCCTCCTTCGCCACCCGGGGGCAGGCGGCGGCCATGCTGGTGCGGGTGTATGACCGCTATACCGCCCGGGTAAACTGGCTCCATGGGTTTTACGCCTTCTCCTCCTACGCCCAGATCGCCTATACCGCCGACATGGACGCCGTCAGTGTGGGCTGGGCCCGTATGAGCTGGGACGAGACCAACGGCGCGTGGCTCAACTCCACCAGCGCCGGAGGCAACGACTGGGTGAAGCCCAACGACGCCTCCGCCGCCACCTCTTATTTCCAGGGGAATGGCACGCCGTATAACCTGAACGTCTATGCCGACACCGCCAAGCTCACCCTGTCCGGGGGCGGCGAGACCAGCGCCCTGGACCAGGTTCTGAATACCGAGGCCGGCCGGGAGCAGGCGGTGTCGGCCCTGGCCGCCGCCGCGGCCGACTATGCCGGCATCACCATCGACTTCGAGGGTATGAAGTCCGCCGACTGGCGCGCTCCCTTCGTGGCCTTTCTCACCCGGCTCCGGGCCGCCCTGCCGGCGGACAAGGCCCTCTACGTCTGCGTGCCCCCCGACGACTGGTACAAGGGCTACGACTACCGGGGCATCGGCGAGGTCTGCGACAAGGTCATCCTGATGGCCCACGACTACCAGTGGACCTCCGTGCCCGACGGCTATGTGGGCGTCCGGGCCCCTGACTCCCCGGTGACCCCCTTCCCCAGCATCTTCCGGGCCCTCTCCTCCATCACCGACGCCGCCACCGGCGTACAGGACCGGAGCAAGATCGCCCTGGCCATCTCCTTCGGCACCGCCGGGTTCCAGGTGGACGGCAACGGTCTGCTGGCCAGCCAGACCATCTATCACCCGGCTCAAGCCACCATCGCCCGGCGCCTGGCCCAGCCGGACACCGTCATCACCTACGACGCCGGTGACCGCAACCCCTGCGCCGTCTACACCGGGGACGACGGGACCGTCCGCTATCAGCTCTGGTACGAGGACGCCCGCAGCGTCACCGACAAAATCGAGCTGGCCCGGATGTTCGGCGTCAACGGCGTCTCGCTGTGGCGTGTCGGCAACATTCCCAGCTATGCGGAGGACGCCGCGCTGTACTACGACGTGTGGCCCGCCATTTTAGCCCAGCGGCCCTGA
- a CDS encoding butyryl-CoA:acetate CoA-transferase, whose product MDYQAEYQKKRTTAAEAVKIIQSGDWVDYGWCTNHPVALDRALAARKDELTDVNVRGGVTMWMPEICKADDAGEHFTWNAWHMSGVDRKIAAKGMGYFCPMRYSELPRFYRENVTVDVAMIQVSPMDEHGNFNYGLAASHLSDMLSVAKHIIVEVNQNMPWVNGLTGSEINIMDVDKIVEGDNPPVAELGAGGPPSEVDQAVAELIVPAIPNGACLQLGIGGMPNAVGMMIAQSDLRDLGVHTEMYVDAFVDIARAGKITGARKNLDKGRQVYAFAAGTKKLYEYVNRNPHVQAAPVDYTNDVRVLSQLDNFISINNAIDLDLFGQVNAESAGLKHISGTGGQLDFVMGAYLSNGGKSFICMSSTVAGKDGTLKSRIIPTLANGSIVTDPRSTIQYLVTEYGMVDLKGTATWQRAEKIISVAHPDFRDELIAQAEQMKIWKRSNKR is encoded by the coding sequence GTGGATTATCAAGCCGAATATCAGAAAAAGCGGACCACCGCTGCCGAAGCCGTCAAGATCATCCAGTCCGGCGACTGGGTGGACTATGGCTGGTGCACCAATCACCCCGTGGCCCTGGACCGGGCGCTGGCGGCCCGAAAGGACGAGCTGACCGACGTAAACGTCCGCGGCGGCGTGACGATGTGGATGCCGGAGATCTGCAAGGCAGACGACGCCGGCGAGCATTTTACCTGGAACGCCTGGCATATGAGCGGCGTGGACCGGAAGATCGCGGCCAAGGGGATGGGGTACTTCTGCCCCATGCGCTATTCCGAGCTGCCCCGCTTCTACCGTGAGAACGTCACGGTGGACGTGGCCATGATCCAGGTCAGCCCCATGGACGAGCACGGCAACTTTAATTACGGCCTGGCCGCCTCCCATCTGTCCGACATGCTGTCCGTTGCCAAGCACATCATCGTGGAGGTCAACCAGAACATGCCCTGGGTGAACGGCCTGACGGGCAGCGAGATCAACATCATGGACGTGGACAAGATCGTAGAGGGGGACAATCCCCCGGTGGCCGAGTTGGGCGCCGGCGGCCCGCCCTCGGAGGTGGACCAGGCCGTGGCGGAGCTGATCGTGCCCGCCATTCCCAACGGCGCCTGCCTCCAGCTTGGCATCGGCGGCATGCCCAACGCCGTGGGCATGATGATCGCCCAGTCCGACCTGCGGGATCTGGGCGTACATACCGAGATGTACGTGGACGCCTTCGTGGATATCGCCCGGGCGGGCAAGATCACCGGCGCCCGGAAGAACCTGGACAAGGGCCGTCAGGTGTACGCCTTTGCCGCCGGCACCAAAAAGCTGTATGAGTACGTCAACCGCAACCCCCACGTGCAGGCCGCGCCGGTGGATTATACCAACGACGTGCGGGTCCTGTCCCAGTTGGACAACTTCATCTCCATCAACAACGCCATCGACCTGGACCTGTTCGGCCAGGTGAACGCCGAAAGCGCCGGTCTCAAGCACATCTCGGGCACGGGCGGACAGTTGGATTTCGTGATGGGGGCCTACCTGTCCAACGGCGGGAAGAGCTTTATCTGCATGTCCTCCACTGTGGCGGGCAAGGACGGGACGCTGAAGAGCCGGATCATCCCGACCCTGGCCAACGGGTCCATCGTCACCGACCCCCGCTCCACCATCCAGTACCTGGTCACCGAGTACGGCATGGTGGACCTGAAGGGCACCGCCACCTGGCAGCGGGCGGAGAAGATCATCTCCGTGGCCCATCCCGACTTCCGGGACGAGCTGATCGCCCAGGCGGAGCAGATGAAGATCTGGAAGCGCTCCAACAAGCGCTGA
- a CDS encoding ABC transporter ATP-binding protein encodes MRGITKTFGAVVANHKVDLDIRQGEILSLLGENGSGKTTLMNMLSGIYFPDEGEIAVNGHPVTIRSPKDAFDLGIGMVHQHFKLVDVFTAAENVALGLKNEGRLDLKAVSGRIREICAKYGFQVDPDQKIYDMSVSQKQTVEIIKVLYRGADILILDEPTAVLTPQETDRLFDVLRNMKADGKSVVIITHKLHEVMAISDRVAVLRKGEYIGDVATQDTDPQKLTDMMVGRAVTLNIERPVVEKRNLRLEVRHVTVLSDEGVKALDDVSFEAYGGEILGIAGISGSGQKELLEAIAGLQSVQSGGHILYHPPAPDEAIAGQHVPVDRAGEELIGKDPLQIRKIGVSLAFVPEDRLGMGLVGDMDMPDNMMLKSYRAGRGPMLDRRAPKTLAQQVKDELEVMTPSLSTPVRRLSGGNVQKVLVGREIASSPTLLMTAYAVRGLDINTSYTIYHLLNEQKKKGVAVVYVGEDLDVLLELCDRILVLCAGHVNGIVDGRSATKEEVGLLMTNLKKEDERA; translated from the coding sequence ATGCGGGGCATCACCAAAACCTTCGGTGCCGTTGTGGCCAACCACAAGGTGGATCTGGACATCCGCCAGGGGGAGATCCTCTCCCTGCTGGGAGAGAACGGCAGCGGCAAGACCACGCTGATGAACATGCTCTCGGGCATCTATTTCCCGGACGAGGGCGAGATCGCGGTGAACGGGCACCCCGTCACCATCCGCTCCCCCAAGGACGCCTTCGACCTGGGCATCGGCATGGTCCACCAGCACTTCAAGCTGGTGGACGTGTTCACCGCCGCCGAAAACGTGGCCCTCGGGCTGAAAAACGAGGGGCGGCTGGATCTCAAGGCGGTCTCCGGACGCATCCGGGAGATCTGCGCCAAGTACGGCTTCCAGGTGGACCCGGACCAGAAGATCTATGACATGTCGGTATCCCAGAAGCAGACGGTGGAGATCATCAAGGTCCTCTACCGCGGGGCCGACATCCTCATCCTGGATGAGCCCACCGCCGTCCTCACCCCCCAGGAGACCGACCGCCTCTTCGATGTGCTGCGCAACATGAAGGCGGACGGCAAGTCCGTGGTCATCATCACCCATAAGCTCCACGAGGTCATGGCCATCTCCGACCGGGTGGCGGTGCTGCGCAAGGGGGAGTACATCGGCGATGTGGCCACCCAGGACACCGATCCCCAGAAGCTCACCGACATGATGGTGGGCCGGGCGGTCACCCTGAACATCGAGCGGCCGGTAGTGGAGAAGCGGAACCTCCGCCTGGAGGTCCGGCACGTCACCGTCCTGTCCGACGAGGGGGTCAAGGCCCTGGACGATGTGTCCTTTGAGGCTTACGGCGGGGAGATTTTGGGCATTGCCGGCATCTCCGGCAGCGGGCAGAAGGAGCTGCTGGAGGCCATCGCCGGGCTCCAGAGCGTCCAGAGCGGCGGCCACATTCTCTACCACCCCCCCGCCCCCGATGAGGCCATCGCCGGGCAGCACGTGCCCGTGGATCGGGCGGGAGAGGAGCTCATCGGCAAGGACCCGTTGCAGATCAGAAAGATCGGCGTCTCCCTGGCCTTCGTCCCCGAGGACCGGCTGGGCATGGGCCTGGTGGGGGACATGGACATGCCGGACAATATGATGCTCAAAAGCTACCGGGCCGGCCGGGGACCCATGCTGGACCGCCGGGCCCCCAAGACCCTGGCCCAGCAGGTCAAGGATGAGCTGGAGGTCATGACCCCCAGCCTGTCCACCCCGGTACGTCGCCTGTCCGGCGGAAACGTGCAGAAGGTGCTGGTGGGCCGGGAGATCGCCTCCAGCCCCACCCTGCTCATGACCGCCTACGCCGTTCGGGGCCTGGACATCAACACCTCCTACACCATCTACCACCTGCTCAACGAGCAGAAAAAGAAGGGCGTGGCGGTGGTCTATGTGGGCGAGGACCTGGACGTGCTGCTGGAGCTGTGCGACCGCATCCTGGTCCTCTGCGCCGGGCACGTCAACGGCATCGTGGACGGCCGCTCCGCCACCAAGGAGGAGGTCGGCCTCCTCATGACCAATCTGAAAAAGGAGGATGAGCGCGCATGA
- a CDS encoding ParA family protein, with the protein MAKTIAIVNQKGGVGKTTTCVNLAAALKLLGIRVLVCDFDPQANTTSGLGVDKTAASPSIYDVLIDGADCRKAVVPTPWADVIPSNKALAGATVEMIGMDRREYLLKQALSSFQEDYDYIFVDCPPSLELLTLNALCAADTILVPVQCEYYALEGLSDLLSTIRIVKRSLNPSIDLEGVVLTMYDGRTNLSMQVAEEVKRHFPGKVYASVIPRNVRLSEAPSHGKPVTAYDSLSRGAEAYRSLAEELLEKNRCLAARL; encoded by the coding sequence ATGGCGAAAACCATTGCGATAGTCAACCAAAAAGGGGGCGTGGGAAAGACCACCACCTGTGTGAACCTGGCCGCGGCCCTGAAGCTGCTGGGGATCCGTGTGCTGGTCTGCGATTTCGACCCCCAGGCCAACACCACCTCCGGTCTGGGCGTGGACAAGACTGCCGCCTCCCCCTCCATCTACGACGTGCTCATCGACGGCGCCGACTGCCGCAAAGCGGTGGTCCCCACCCCCTGGGCCGACGTGATCCCCTCCAACAAGGCGCTGGCCGGCGCCACGGTGGAGATGATCGGCATGGACCGGCGGGAATACCTGCTGAAGCAGGCCCTGTCCTCCTTCCAGGAGGATTACGACTACATCTTTGTGGACTGCCCCCCCTCCCTGGAGCTGCTCACCCTCAACGCCCTGTGCGCGGCGGACACCATTCTGGTGCCCGTCCAGTGTGAGTATTACGCCCTGGAGGGCCTCAGCGACCTGCTGTCCACCATCCGGATCGTCAAGCGGTCCCTGAACCCCTCCATCGACCTGGAGGGTGTGGTCCTCACCATGTACGACGGCCGGACCAATCTATCCATGCAGGTGGCGGAGGAGGTCAAGCGCCACTTCCCCGGCAAGGTCTACGCCTCGGTCATCCCCCGGAATGTCCGGCTGTCCGAGGCCCCCAGCCACGGCAAGCCGGTAACGGCCTACGACAGCCTCTCCCGGGGCGCCGAGGCCTATCGGTCCCTGGCGGAGGAGCTGCTGGAGAAAAACCGCTGCCTTGCCGCCCGGCTATGA
- a CDS encoding ParB/RepB/Spo0J family partition protein: MPLLRRKGLYETGRVIYLHPDVLHPNPNQPRKRFSPDGLEELAASIREHGVLQPLTVRKVDGSFELVSGERRLRAARMAGLSEVPCIVIDVDGVCSSLLALVENLQRRDLDFLEEAMALDRLIHTYDLSQDEAARRIGKSQSAVANKLRLLKLSPRLLDRLRQNGLTERHARALLRLETEEQQWEVLEYVIDHHLTVAQTEAYIEARLTPPPPRKKKPTFILKDVRLFLNTVTKGLSMMKDAGVNAEYGRQETEDAILLTIKIPKAAS; the protein is encoded by the coding sequence ATGCCGCTTTTACGTCGAAAGGGCCTGTATGAGACGGGCCGTGTCATCTACCTTCACCCGGACGTTCTGCACCCCAATCCCAACCAGCCGCGGAAGCGCTTTTCCCCCGACGGCCTGGAGGAACTGGCGGCCAGCATCCGGGAGCACGGCGTCCTCCAACCTCTGACCGTCCGGAAGGTGGACGGGAGCTTTGAGCTGGTCTCCGGCGAGCGCCGTCTGCGGGCAGCCCGGATGGCCGGGCTCAGCGAGGTTCCCTGCATTGTCATCGACGTGGACGGCGTGTGCTCCTCTCTGCTGGCCCTGGTGGAGAACCTCCAGCGCCGGGACCTGGATTTTCTGGAGGAGGCCATGGCGCTGGACCGGCTGATCCACACCTATGACCTGTCCCAGGATGAGGCCGCCCGGCGCATCGGCAAATCCCAGTCGGCGGTGGCCAATAAGCTGCGGCTGCTGAAGCTCTCTCCCCGGCTGCTGGACCGGCTGCGCCAGAACGGGCTCACCGAGCGCCACGCCCGGGCCCTGCTGCGCCTGGAGACCGAGGAGCAGCAGTGGGAGGTGCTCGAGTACGTCATCGACCACCATCTGACCGTGGCCCAGACCGAGGCCTATATCGAGGCCCGGCTGACTCCCCCTCCCCCCCGGAAGAAAAAGCCCACCTTTATTCTTAAGGACGTGCGGCTCTTTCTCAACACCGTGACCAAGGGGCTGTCCATGATGAAGGATGCCGGGGTGAACGCGGAGTATGGCCGGCAGGAGACGGAGGACGCCATCCTGTTGACCATCAAGATTCCCAAGGCGGCCTCGTAA
- a CDS encoding ParB/RepB/Spo0J family partition protein, which translates to MASERGLGKGLGKGLGALLGDAALQSQEGGSVSLPIAQVEPGLKQPRKRFDEESLADLADSIRLHGIIQPLTVRRLASGYYQIIAGERRWRAAKLAGLAEVPAVIIEADDRKVMELGLIENLQREDLNPMEEAQGYRSLMEDYGLTQEETAQRVGKSRPAVANALRLLALPDAVCQLLEEGKLSAGHARAILAAPAGELQKRLARKVVEEGLSVRQTEALAKRLSREQQELDECGGEKPVDPMKLYRDAAAKELSTHWGRKVSITMGPKKGRLEFEFYNDEDLTLLLDQLETRLASGKGGGAR; encoded by the coding sequence ATGGCATCCGAACGCGGCCTGGGCAAGGGGCTTGGAAAGGGCCTGGGCGCTCTGCTGGGCGACGCCGCCTTGCAAAGCCAGGAGGGCGGCTCGGTCTCCCTCCCCATCGCCCAGGTGGAGCCCGGCCTCAAGCAGCCCCGGAAACGCTTTGACGAGGAATCCCTGGCCGATCTGGCCGATTCCATCCGGCTGCACGGCATCATCCAGCCCCTCACCGTCCGGCGGCTGGCCTCCGGTTATTATCAGATCATCGCCGGGGAGCGGCGCTGGCGGGCGGCCAAGCTGGCCGGGCTGGCCGAGGTCCCGGCGGTCATCATCGAGGCCGACGACCGCAAGGTCATGGAGCTGGGCCTCATCGAAAACCTCCAGCGGGAGGACCTGAACCCCATGGAGGAGGCCCAGGGCTACAGATCTCTGATGGAGGACTACGGCCTCACCCAGGAGGAGACCGCCCAGCGGGTAGGCAAATCCCGTCCCGCCGTGGCCAACGCCCTGCGCCTGCTGGCTCTGCCCGACGCGGTGTGCCAGCTCTTGGAGGAGGGCAAGCTCTCCGCCGGGCACGCCCGGGCCATTCTGGCCGCCCCGGCCGGGGAGCTGCAAAAGCGGCTGGCCCGCAAGGTGGTGGAGGAGGGCCTCTCCGTCCGGCAGACCGAGGCCCTGGCCAAACGGCTGTCCAGGGAGCAGCAGGAGCTGGACGAGTGCGGCGGCGAAAAGCCGGTGGACCCCATGAAGCTGTACCGGGACGCCGCCGCCAAGGAGCTGTCCACCCACTGGGGCCGCAAGGTCTCCATCACCATGGGTCCCAAGAAGGGCAGGCTGGAATTTGAATTTTACAACGACGAGGACCTGACCCTTCTGCTGGACCAGTTGGAAACGCGCCTCGCAAGCGGCAAAGGAGGGGGCGCGCGGTGA
- a CDS encoding xanthine phosphoribosyltransferase, with protein sequence MELLEERIRRDGKIRGGDVLKVDSFLNHQMDVSLFAEIGKEFRRLFGDCGVTKILTIEASGIGIACVTAQFFGCPVIFAKKNKTKNIAGDVYTSKVESFTHGKVYDIIVAREFLRPEDRVLLIDDFLANGSALQGLIKLVEDAGATLVGAGICVEKAFQPGGDRIRSMGVRVESLARIKSMSEETGVEFC encoded by the coding sequence ATGGAGCTTTTGGAGGAGCGCATCCGCAGGGACGGAAAGATTCGGGGCGGCGACGTGCTCAAGGTGGACAGCTTCCTGAACCACCAGATGGATGTGAGCCTCTTTGCCGAGATCGGCAAGGAGTTCCGGCGCCTGTTCGGCGACTGCGGGGTCACCAAGATTTTGACCATCGAGGCATCGGGGATCGGGATCGCGTGCGTGACTGCGCAGTTTTTTGGTTGCCCGGTCATCTTCGCCAAGAAGAACAAGACCAAGAACATCGCCGGGGACGTGTATACCTCCAAGGTGGAGTCCTTCACCCACGGCAAGGTCTACGACATCATCGTGGCCAGGGAGTTTTTGCGCCCGGAGGACCGGGTGCTGCTCATCGACGATTTCCTGGCCAACGGCAGCGCCCTGCAGGGGCTTATCAAGCTGGTGGAGGACGCCGGGGCCACCCTGGTGGGCGCCGGTATCTGCGTGGAGAAGGCCTTCCAGCCCGGCGGAGACCGCATCCGCTCCATGGGCGTGCGGGTGGAGTCCCTGGCCCGGATCAAGTCCATGAGCGAGGAGACCGGCGTGGAGTTCTGCTGA
- a CDS encoding YitT family protein, producing the protein MRPKKLAQEFLLMTLGTALVSVGVYFFKFPNHFSMGGVSGLSILLGAVIHVPWLTPSAFNTIINILFLILGFLLLDKGFGLRTVYCSLLYSGLVQVFEWLCPLDGPLTGELMLELFFAVLLPALGSAILFNLDASTGGTDIAAMILKKYSGTDVGHALLYTDIVIAAAALFIFGITAGLCSLLGLVLKSVLVDSVIESLNRRKAFIIITSDPRMVSGFITHDLARGATIWRAQGAYTLEEHWVVLTVLTRGQAVLLRRYLKEHDPHSFMIVTNSSEIFGKGFLRA; encoded by the coding sequence ATGCGCCCGAAAAAGCTCGCCCAGGAATTTCTGCTGATGACCCTCGGCACCGCCCTGGTGTCCGTGGGGGTCTACTTCTTCAAGTTTCCCAACCACTTCTCCATGGGCGGGGTGTCGGGCCTGTCCATTCTGCTGGGCGCGGTCATCCACGTGCCCTGGCTCACCCCATCCGCTTTCAACACCATCATCAATATCCTGTTTCTGATTCTAGGCTTCCTGCTGCTGGACAAGGGCTTCGGCCTGCGGACGGTGTACTGCTCCCTGCTGTACTCCGGCCTGGTGCAGGTGTTTGAGTGGCTGTGCCCCCTGGACGGCCCCCTCACCGGCGAGCTCATGCTGGAGCTCTTTTTCGCCGTCCTCCTGCCCGCCCTGGGCTCGGCCATCCTGTTCAACCTGGACGCCTCCACCGGCGGCACAGACATCGCCGCCATGATCCTGAAGAAGTACAGCGGCACCGACGTGGGACACGCCCTGCTCTACACTGACATCGTCATCGCCGCCGCGGCCCTGTTCATCTTCGGCATCACCGCCGGGCTGTGCTCTCTGCTGGGCCTGGTGCTCAAGTCGGTGCTGGTGGACAGCGTCATCGAGTCCCTCAACCGCCGCAAGGCCTTTATCATCATCACCTCCGATCCCCGGATGGTCTCCGGGTTCATCACCCACGACCTGGCCCGGGGCGCTACCATCTGGCGTGCCCAGGGGGCCTACACCTTGGAGGAGCACTGGGTGGTGCTGACGGTGCTGACCCGGGGGCAGGCGGTGCTGCTGCGCCGCTATTTGAAGGAGCACGATCCCCATTCCTTCATGATCGTCACCAATTCCAGCGAGATTTTCGGCAAGGGCTTCCTGCGGGCCTGA